The Caulifigura coniformis genome includes a region encoding these proteins:
- a CDS encoding HDIG domain-containing metalloprotein, translated as MSRADDVALVREFTSNEALVRHMFAVEAAMRAYAAKFGEDVEKWGQVGLLHDFDYERWPTPPDHPLKGAEILQAKGYADDVIYAIKSHADYLTDCPRVSQMDKALYACDELSGFIVACARVRPERLAGMAASSVRKKMKQATFAAAVSREDIQRGADDLGVELNEHITFVIAALEAIAPDLGL; from the coding sequence ATGTCCCGAGCCGATGACGTCGCCCTCGTCCGTGAATTCACGTCCAACGAGGCCCTCGTGCGACACATGTTCGCGGTGGAAGCGGCCATGCGGGCCTATGCCGCAAAGTTTGGTGAGGACGTCGAGAAGTGGGGGCAGGTCGGGCTGCTTCACGATTTCGACTACGAACGCTGGCCGACGCCTCCCGACCATCCGCTCAAGGGAGCCGAGATCCTGCAGGCAAAGGGCTATGCGGACGATGTGATCTACGCGATCAAATCTCACGCGGATTATCTCACGGATTGCCCCCGCGTCTCGCAGATGGACAAGGCGCTCTACGCCTGCGATGAACTGAGCGGCTTCATCGTGGCGTGCGCGCGGGTGAGGCCGGAACGTCTGGCCGGCATGGCGGCTTCGAGCGTCCGCAAGAAGATGAAACAGGCGACATTCGCGGCCGCCGTCAGCCGCGAGGACATTCAGCGAGGGGCGGACGACCTGGGTGTCGAGCTGAACGAGCACATCACCTTCGTCATCGCGGCCTTGGAAGCCATCGCTCCGGATCTGGGTCTCTGA
- a CDS encoding phytanoyl-CoA dioxygenase family protein, translating to MTSPQTLAELTFSPDELAAFERDGFIIVRKLASEDLLRRMRDVTLDGLHRRVEPLELEADVHYPGAPQDRESRGGATIRRLKQAHSRDYVFTEWLTSPGLLGRLRQLLGPEVVCPLAHHNCVMTKEPQYSSDTGWHQDIRYWSFHRPDLVNAWLALGHEKPENGCLKVIPGSHRIAYSPEQFDQAIFLRDDLPQNQPLIQSQRFAVLEPGDVLFFHCLTFHAASRNHTTESKHSVVFTFRGADNLATPGSRSAQSPELLLH from the coding sequence ATGACTTCGCCGCAGACTTTGGCCGAACTGACTTTCTCCCCGGATGAACTCGCGGCGTTCGAGCGAGACGGCTTCATCATCGTTCGCAAACTTGCCAGTGAAGACCTGCTCAGGCGGATGCGGGACGTCACGCTTGATGGACTGCACCGCCGCGTCGAGCCCCTCGAGCTCGAAGCCGACGTTCATTATCCAGGCGCCCCCCAGGACCGTGAGTCTCGCGGCGGAGCCACGATCCGTCGCCTCAAGCAGGCCCATTCCCGCGACTACGTCTTCACCGAATGGCTCACCTCGCCCGGACTGCTCGGCCGCCTGCGGCAGCTGCTCGGTCCGGAGGTCGTCTGTCCGCTGGCCCACCATAACTGCGTCATGACCAAGGAGCCGCAGTATTCCAGCGACACCGGCTGGCACCAGGACATCCGCTACTGGTCCTTCCACCGCCCGGACCTCGTGAACGCCTGGCTCGCCCTGGGCCACGAAAAGCCGGAGAACGGCTGCCTGAAGGTGATTCCCGGATCGCACCGGATCGCCTACTCGCCTGAACAGTTTGACCAGGCCATTTTCCTTCGCGACGACCTTCCGCAGAACCAGCCGCTGATCCAGTCGCAGCGGTTCGCGGTCCTCGAGCCCGGCGACGTGCTGTTCTTCCACTGCCTCACCTTCCACGCCGCCAGCCGCAATCACACGACCGAATCGAAGCATTCGGTGGTGTTCACGTTTCGCGGGGCCGACAATCTGGCGACGCCCGGCTCGCGCTCGGCGCAGTCCCCGGAACTGTTGCTTCACTGA
- a CDS encoding DUF1559 domain-containing protein: MSKKRRMAFTLIELLVVIAIIAILIALLLPAVQQAREAARRTQCKNNLKQFGLAMHNYHDAVGCFPYGWQLEVAGASHRRDCWFQRILPYIEQAPLYNAYETDKTEYIHQITGVAAVAYIARTPIAMLSCPSDGTLPGFGAGGSTTSFQGNYVVCAGPGAGTTIANNIITITNPDVGQAADAGGLFCRNTKMTIASAKDGTSNTMLGSEGIIRGNTGTATWGELGGYWGGAPHGAYGFSVGEPPNSSVPDRVYSCKATTYNGAPKNAPCENGNAGALPGRYAFARSFHTGGVTVAMADGAVRFVSDNIDKQTWIKLGMRQDGIPIGEF; encoded by the coding sequence ATGTCCAAGAAACGCAGAATGGCTTTTACGCTCATTGAGCTACTGGTGGTGATCGCAATCATCGCCATTCTCATTGCGCTGCTGCTGCCCGCAGTCCAGCAGGCGCGCGAGGCCGCCCGCCGCACCCAGTGCAAAAACAACCTGAAGCAGTTCGGGCTGGCGATGCACAACTACCACGACGCCGTCGGCTGCTTCCCGTACGGGTGGCAGCTCGAAGTCGCTGGCGCAAGCCATCGCCGGGACTGCTGGTTCCAACGGATCCTTCCTTACATCGAACAGGCTCCGCTGTACAACGCCTACGAGACGGACAAGACCGAATACATCCACCAGATCACGGGCGTCGCGGCGGTTGCGTACATCGCTCGTACGCCGATTGCGATGCTCAGCTGTCCTTCGGATGGAACGCTGCCCGGCTTCGGCGCGGGCGGTTCCACGACGTCGTTCCAGGGGAATTACGTGGTGTGCGCCGGCCCTGGCGCGGGGACGACGATTGCCAACAACATCATCACGATCACCAACCCCGATGTCGGCCAGGCAGCAGATGCGGGCGGCCTGTTCTGCCGAAACACGAAGATGACGATCGCTTCCGCGAAGGACGGCACGTCCAACACCATGCTGGGAAGCGAAGGCATCATCCGCGGTAATACCGGTACGGCGACCTGGGGTGAATTGGGCGGCTACTGGGGCGGCGCCCCGCACGGCGCCTACGGCTTCTCTGTCGGTGAACCGCCGAACTCCTCGGTTCCAGACCGCGTCTACTCCTGCAAAGCGACGACTTATAACGGTGCTCCGAAGAATGCTCCTTGTGAGAACGGCAACGCTGGCGCACTGCCTGGCCGGTACGCCTTTGCCCGCAGCTTCCACACGGGCGGCGTGACGGTCGCGATGGCGGACGGCGCGGTGCGGTTCGTTTCGGACAACATCGACAAGCAGACTTGGATCAAGCTCGGCATGCGACAGGACGGCATCCCGATCGGGGAATTCTGA
- a CDS encoding Gfo/Idh/MocA family oxidoreductase, producing MSSKESPASPSRRDFLKTSGAVSAGSLTANFAAAPGLYAQDSQKILKVGLVGCGGRGSGAAQNALTADKYTRIVALADIVPENMEICLRGLKNNKEVAAQVDVADEKKFLGLDAYKKVIDEVDVILLASPPGFRPYHLRAAVEAGKHIFCEKPMATDAVGVRHAMESMRMAKEKKLSVVAGFCWRYHPEKMELFKRVHEGQIGDVLAVYGCYLTNPVKPMPPADTRPAGMTDLEWMVRNWYNFTFLSGDGLVEQAVHTVDWIAWAMKDQMPVSCTAVGGRQIPANGGNIFDHIEVNYLWDNGARGFMAQRQMNGCFGETALRILGTKGIAEITGRGSSITGENAWRFKPTKKYDMYDLEHEELFLSIRDGKALNDGDRMMKSTMMAIMGRMAGYTGQQITWDQALNSKENLMPDVTGWDTPVVVPPLARPGITQFV from the coding sequence ATGTCGAGCAAAGAATCCCCCGCTTCCCCGTCACGCCGCGATTTCCTGAAGACGTCGGGGGCCGTTTCCGCCGGGTCTCTCACCGCCAACTTTGCCGCTGCCCCCGGCCTCTATGCGCAGGACAGCCAGAAGATCCTGAAGGTCGGCCTCGTCGGCTGCGGCGGGCGCGGCAGCGGAGCCGCCCAGAATGCACTCACGGCCGACAAGTACACGAGGATCGTCGCCCTCGCCGACATCGTCCCCGAGAACATGGAGATCTGCCTGCGGGGCCTCAAGAACAATAAAGAGGTCGCCGCCCAGGTCGACGTCGCCGACGAGAAGAAGTTTCTCGGCCTCGATGCTTACAAGAAGGTCATCGACGAAGTCGACGTGATCCTGCTGGCGTCCCCGCCGGGGTTCCGGCCGTATCACCTCCGTGCCGCCGTCGAGGCCGGAAAGCACATCTTCTGCGAAAAGCCGATGGCGACGGACGCCGTCGGCGTGCGGCATGCCATGGAATCCATGCGGATGGCGAAGGAGAAGAAGCTGTCGGTCGTCGCCGGATTCTGCTGGCGGTATCACCCCGAGAAAATGGAGCTGTTCAAGCGGGTTCACGAAGGTCAGATCGGTGACGTGCTCGCCGTCTATGGCTGCTATCTCACCAATCCCGTGAAGCCCATGCCCCCGGCCGACACCCGTCCCGCCGGCATGACGGACCTCGAGTGGATGGTTCGCAACTGGTACAACTTCACCTTCCTCTCCGGCGACGGGCTCGTCGAGCAGGCCGTCCATACCGTCGACTGGATCGCCTGGGCCATGAAAGACCAGATGCCCGTGAGCTGCACGGCCGTCGGCGGCCGGCAGATTCCCGCGAACGGCGGCAACATCTTCGACCACATCGAGGTCAACTATCTCTGGGACAACGGCGCCCGCGGATTCATGGCTCAGCGCCAGATGAATGGCTGCTTCGGCGAGACGGCCCTCCGCATCCTCGGCACGAAGGGCATCGCCGAGATCACGGGGCGCGGCTCGTCCATCACCGGCGAAAACGCCTGGCGGTTCAAGCCGACGAAGAAGTACGACATGTACGACCTCGAGCACGAGGAACTGTTCCTGTCGATCCGCGACGGCAAGGCGCTGAACGACGGCGACCGCATGATGAAGAGCACCATGATGGCCATCATGGGACGGATGGCCGGCTACACAGGGCAGCAGATCACCTGGGACCAGGCGCTCAACTCGAAAGAGAACCTGATGCCGGACGTCACCGGCTGGGACACGCCTGTCGTCGTCCCCCCGCTCGCCCGGCCTGGAATTACCCAGTTCGTCTAA
- a CDS encoding sugar phosphate isomerase/epimerase family protein produces MGRPVTLFTGQWADLPLETLCKKAREFGYDGLELACWGDHFEVDKALSDDTYCARKRDLLEKYDLKLFAISNHLVGQAVCDIIDARHKVILPEYVWGDGKPEKVNERAAAEMKNTAKAAKKLGVGVVNGFTGSSIWHLIYDFPPTPKKMYDAGYQQFADRWNPILDVFQECGVKFALEVHPTEIAFDIYSAERALEAIDHREEFGFNFDPSHLIWQGVDPVEFIRAFPKRIYHVHMKDASVTLNGRTGILSSHLSFGDARRGWDFRSVGRGGVRFEEIIRALNAAGYPGDSPLSVEWEDSGMDREAGAAEAAQFCKNIDFRPSGRAFDAAFGD; encoded by the coding sequence ATGGGACGTCCCGTCACGCTCTTCACCGGCCAGTGGGCCGACCTGCCCCTCGAAACGCTCTGCAAAAAGGCGCGTGAATTCGGCTACGACGGGCTGGAGCTCGCGTGCTGGGGCGATCACTTCGAAGTCGACAAGGCGCTCTCCGACGACACGTACTGCGCCCGCAAGCGGGACCTGCTCGAGAAGTACGACCTCAAACTGTTCGCGATCTCCAACCACCTCGTCGGTCAGGCGGTGTGCGACATCATCGATGCGCGCCACAAGGTCATCCTGCCGGAATACGTGTGGGGCGATGGCAAGCCTGAGAAGGTCAACGAGCGGGCAGCCGCCGAGATGAAGAACACGGCGAAGGCCGCCAAGAAGCTGGGCGTGGGCGTGGTGAACGGGTTCACCGGATCGAGCATCTGGCATCTGATCTACGACTTCCCGCCGACGCCAAAGAAGATGTACGACGCGGGCTACCAGCAGTTTGCCGATCGCTGGAACCCAATCCTGGACGTGTTCCAGGAATGCGGCGTGAAGTTCGCTCTGGAAGTGCATCCGACCGAAATCGCCTTCGACATCTACTCGGCCGAACGGGCACTGGAAGCGATCGATCACCGGGAAGAGTTCGGGTTCAACTTCGACCCGAGCCACCTGATCTGGCAGGGGGTCGACCCGGTCGAGTTCATCCGGGCGTTTCCGAAGCGGATCTACCACGTCCACATGAAGGACGCATCGGTGACGCTGAACGGCCGGACCGGCATCCTTTCCAGCCATCTGTCGTTCGGCGACGCGCGTCGCGGGTGGGATTTCCGGAGCGTGGGTCGCGGCGGCGTGCGGTTCGAAGAAATCATCCGGGCACTGAACGCCGCGGGTTACCCGGGGGACTCACCTCTGTCGGTGGAATGGGAAGACTCGGGCATGGATCGCGAGGCAGGCGCCGCTGAGGCAGCCCAGTTCTGCAAGAACATCGATTTCCGGCCGTCGGGCCGGGCGTTTGATGCGGCGTTCGGAGACTGA
- a CDS encoding alpha/beta hydrolase yields the protein MPRLLRSLAVCVITAFGSTALVAADPVSPEPILLYPDGAPGAMGSEEKDKPSIRIYAPEAAKRNGTAIVVCPGGGYSGLAIDHEGQQVGEFLRSHGITAFVLKYRLSPYRHPIPLNDVSRAIRHVRAHAGEWNIAPNRIGVMGFSAGGHLASTVSTHFDAGKPDSADQIERQSSRPDFSILCYPVISFQAPFSHKGSARNLLGENPDPELLKSLSNDTQVTEKTPPTFIFHTQEDPGVPPQNALAYYSALVEKKVPAELHIYQYGAHGVGLAIGDPVLTTWKERLIGWLQTSGLLSDVKRAEVKGKVTIDGEPLSWGTVTFTSDIPGAPVAGAIARRGAYSIPASRGPVLGVNRVTIKTMGDVQPQPTIKDAKVLSDGEIVVEVKPEGNQFNIDLKSKSR from the coding sequence ATGCCGAGGCTCCTCCGGTCGCTCGCGGTTTGCGTCATCACGGCTTTCGGATCGACTGCATTGGTTGCGGCCGATCCGGTCTCTCCCGAACCGATCCTGCTCTATCCCGATGGCGCGCCCGGCGCGATGGGCTCGGAAGAGAAGGATAAGCCCTCAATCCGCATCTACGCCCCCGAGGCCGCGAAGCGGAATGGAACGGCGATCGTCGTTTGCCCCGGCGGTGGATACAGCGGGCTCGCCATCGATCACGAGGGACAGCAGGTCGGGGAATTCCTCAGGTCCCATGGGATCACCGCGTTCGTGCTGAAGTACCGCCTTTCTCCCTATCGACACCCGATTCCGCTCAACGACGTTTCCCGGGCCATCCGGCATGTCCGGGCGCACGCCGGCGAGTGGAACATCGCGCCGAATCGAATTGGTGTGATGGGCTTCTCTGCGGGCGGTCACCTGGCGTCGACGGTGTCGACCCATTTCGATGCCGGCAAGCCGGACTCTGCGGACCAGATCGAGCGGCAGTCGAGCCGGCCCGACTTCTCGATTCTCTGTTACCCGGTCATCAGTTTTCAGGCCCCGTTTTCTCACAAGGGGTCGGCGAGGAACCTGCTCGGCGAGAATCCCGATCCCGAACTGCTCAAGTCCCTCTCGAATGACACCCAGGTGACGGAGAAAACCCCGCCGACCTTCATCTTCCACACCCAGGAAGATCCCGGCGTTCCCCCGCAGAACGCACTTGCCTACTACTCGGCGCTCGTCGAGAAAAAGGTCCCGGCCGAACTTCACATTTATCAGTATGGCGCCCATGGCGTCGGTCTGGCGATTGGCGACCCGGTCCTCACGACCTGGAAGGAACGCCTCATCGGCTGGTTGCAGACAAGCGGCCTCCTGAGTGACGTCAAACGGGCGGAAGTGAAGGGCAAGGTGACCATCGACGGCGAGCCGCTGTCGTGGGGCACCGTCACCTTCACCTCGGACATTCCCGGGGCGCCGGTCGCCGGGGCGATCGCCCGCCGCGGCGCGTATTCGATTCCCGCGTCCCGCGGCCCCGTCCTGGGAGTCAACCGGGTTACGATCAAGACGATGGGGGATGTGCAGCCGCAGCCCACCATCAAGGACGCCAAGGTCCTCTCCGACGGCGAGATCGTCGTCGAAGTGAAGCCCGAGGGAAACCAGTTCAACATTGATCTGAAGTCGAAATCCCGCTGA
- a CDS encoding MEKHLA domain-containing protein, with protein MSRKPQTPWSNDAWIERTRVLLDSFERFVGRDLIPRGSSLAETARLLYEAPFVVVAHGVEDDPILNYANETALTLWDTDLETLLSMPSRKTAEPMHRDERAKMLQTTREQGYIDDYRGVRISAAGKRFRIERAIVWNLVDGAGLHAGQAATFSEWTPL; from the coding sequence ATGTCCCGAAAGCCACAAACCCCCTGGTCGAACGACGCCTGGATTGAGCGGACACGCGTTCTCCTCGACTCGTTCGAGCGATTCGTCGGACGGGACCTCATTCCCCGCGGATCGAGTCTCGCCGAGACGGCCCGGCTGCTTTACGAGGCTCCGTTCGTGGTTGTGGCTCATGGCGTCGAAGATGATCCGATCCTGAACTACGCCAACGAGACGGCGCTCACGCTGTGGGACACCGACCTGGAAACGCTGCTGTCGATGCCGTCGCGCAAGACGGCCGAGCCGATGCACCGTGATGAACGGGCGAAGATGCTCCAGACGACTCGGGAGCAGGGATACATCGACGACTATCGGGGCGTGCGGATCTCGGCGGCGGGGAAGCGGTTCCGGATCGAACGGGCGATCGTGTGGAACCTCGTCGACGGAGCCGGGCTGCACGCCGGTCAGGCGGCGACGTTTTCGGAGTGGACGCCGCTGTAG
- a CDS encoding metallophosphoesterase family protein, which produces MSLPAPTDPGRTLAIGDIHGCDVALETLLKELVPRPADTFVVLGDVVDRGPNTKRCIEIIFELQKTCRVVSILGNHEEMFLDAIHGGRWQRTWLQNGGVEMLDSYGGLVDDIPVEHLDYFRSMQDYYEIEWDIFCHGTPYFDTPMEEQTSQGLRWNRISGREPPHGSGKRVICGHTSQKSGLPLVFMGYVCLDTNAYGGGALSALDVASDVLYQADQSGAYRGDLPLADFEIHFR; this is translated from the coding sequence ATGAGTTTGCCTGCACCGACTGATCCGGGCCGAACCCTGGCCATTGGCGACATTCACGGCTGCGACGTTGCGCTGGAGACGCTGCTGAAGGAACTCGTTCCGAGGCCGGCGGACACGTTCGTCGTCCTGGGGGATGTCGTCGATCGCGGCCCCAATACGAAACGATGCATCGAGATCATCTTCGAGCTGCAGAAGACCTGCCGCGTCGTTTCCATCCTTGGCAATCACGAGGAGATGTTCCTCGACGCCATCCACGGCGGCCGCTGGCAGCGGACGTGGCTCCAGAACGGCGGCGTCGAGATGCTCGATTCCTACGGCGGGCTCGTCGATGACATCCCGGTGGAGCATCTCGATTACTTCCGCTCGATGCAGGACTACTACGAGATCGAATGGGATATCTTCTGCCATGGCACTCCCTATTTCGACACTCCGATGGAAGAACAGACCAGCCAGGGTCTGCGCTGGAACAGGATCTCCGGGCGTGAACCTCCCCACGGTTCCGGGAAACGTGTGATCTGCGGCCATACGTCGCAGAAAAGCGGCCTGCCGCTCGTCTTCATGGGATACGTCTGCCTCGATACGAACGCGTACGGCGGCGGGGCCCTGTCGGCGCTCGATGTCGCATCGGACGTCCTGTACCAGGCCGACCAGTCGGGCGCGTATCGCGGTGACCTTCCGCTGGCCGACTTCGAGATTCATTTCCGATAG
- the trpS gene encoding tryptophan--tRNA ligase, with the protein MKILSGIQPTGRPHWGNYFGAIRQYIALQDNEQAFYFIADLHALTTIRDAAVLRENSFAAALDLLALGLDPAKATLFIQSEVPEIPELTWLLMTVTQMHLLEKCHAYKDKKEKGLAADAGLFTYPVLMAADIIGYDSQIVPVGVDQVQHVEVTRDLAQRFNNIYRQDVFVLPEYRVLDTTAKVPGLDGEKMSKSYGNTVEIFEEPKKLRKKIMSIKTDSTPVEAPKNPDTCPVFTLYKLFSTQAEQDALAARYREGGMGYGEAKQSLYEKADAWFAPARERRADLASRPDDVHAILSDGAARARSKVRDVLARAQAACGVGPRR; encoded by the coding sequence ATGAAGATTCTGTCTGGCATTCAGCCCACCGGGCGACCGCACTGGGGCAACTACTTCGGCGCGATCCGCCAGTACATCGCGCTCCAGGACAATGAGCAGGCGTTCTATTTCATCGCCGACCTCCACGCGCTGACGACCATCCGCGACGCCGCAGTGCTGCGGGAGAATTCCTTTGCCGCGGCCCTCGATCTCCTGGCGCTCGGCCTCGACCCGGCGAAGGCGACGCTGTTCATCCAGTCGGAAGTCCCGGAGATCCCGGAACTGACGTGGCTGCTCATGACCGTGACACAGATGCACCTCCTCGAGAAGTGCCACGCCTACAAGGACAAAAAGGAGAAAGGTCTCGCCGCTGATGCGGGGCTGTTTACTTATCCGGTGCTGATGGCGGCCGACATCATCGGCTACGACAGCCAGATCGTGCCGGTCGGCGTCGACCAGGTGCAGCACGTGGAAGTCACCCGCGACCTCGCGCAGCGATTCAACAACATCTACAGGCAGGACGTGTTCGTCCTGCCCGAATACCGCGTGCTCGACACGACGGCCAAGGTCCCCGGCCTCGACGGTGAGAAGATGTCCAAGAGCTACGGCAACACGGTCGAGATCTTCGAGGAGCCGAAGAAACTTCGAAAGAAGATCATGTCGATCAAGACCGACTCTACCCCCGTCGAAGCGCCGAAGAACCCCGACACCTGTCCCGTTTTCACGCTCTATAAGCTCTTCAGTACCCAGGCCGAGCAGGACGCCCTCGCCGCCCGCTACCGGGAGGGAGGGATGGGATACGGCGAAGCCAAGCAGTCGCTGTATGAGAAGGCCGATGCCTGGTTCGCTCCCGCACGCGAGCGACGCGCCGATCTCGCCTCACGCCCGGACGATGTCCACGCCATCCTCAGCGACGGCGCGGCCAGGGCCCGAAGCAAAGTACGCGACGTTCTCGCCCGCGCTCAGGCCGCCTGCGGCGTCGGACCCCGTCGCTGA